A region of Caldalkalibacillus uzonensis DNA encodes the following proteins:
- a CDS encoding Mrp/NBP35 family ATP-binding protein yields the protein MLTEQNILDALKEVKDPELNKSLVELNMIRNIQVDQDNNVSLTVVLTISGCPLKATIEQDVVNKLKEIGANQVELTFGSMTDQERAALAQRLRAEAGGGQSGQGGQVQGHTAISPLLASDSKTQFIAVTSGKGGVGKSTVTVNLATALARMGKRVGVIDADIYGFSVPDMMGIKQRPTVIDEVILPVEKHRVKVMSMGFFVEDNSPVIWRGPMLGKMLRNFFSEVHWGELDYMILDLPPGTGDVALDVHTMIPQSKEIIVTTPHATAAFVAARAGAMALKTNHEILGVVENMAYYQLPDGSKDYIFGRGGGEKLANELKTELLAQVPLGQPDREASVDNPSPSIYPAESLIGRIYTQMAENIVQRLEVKTG from the coding sequence CTGAAAGAGGTCAAGGACCCGGAACTGAATAAGAGTTTGGTTGAGCTCAATATGATTCGGAATATTCAGGTGGACCAGGATAATAATGTGAGTTTAACCGTTGTGTTAACCATCTCAGGTTGTCCGTTAAAAGCAACCATTGAACAAGATGTGGTCAATAAACTGAAAGAGATTGGAGCCAATCAAGTGGAACTGACCTTTGGCTCCATGACCGATCAGGAAAGGGCCGCTTTAGCCCAGCGTCTGCGTGCCGAAGCCGGAGGGGGGCAAAGTGGCCAGGGCGGGCAAGTTCAGGGACATACCGCCATTTCCCCACTATTGGCGTCTGACTCCAAAACCCAATTTATTGCTGTCACCAGCGGCAAAGGCGGTGTGGGCAAATCAACAGTGACAGTGAACTTAGCCACCGCACTGGCTCGTATGGGCAAGAGAGTGGGTGTGATTGATGCCGATATTTATGGTTTCAGTGTACCGGATATGATGGGCATTAAACAGCGGCCAACCGTGATTGACGAAGTGATCCTTCCCGTTGAAAAACATAGGGTTAAAGTGATGTCCATGGGCTTCTTTGTTGAGGATAACTCACCAGTTATCTGGCGCGGTCCTATGCTAGGCAAAATGTTGCGTAACTTTTTCAGTGAAGTGCACTGGGGTGAACTGGATTACATGATTCTGGACTTGCCTCCGGGAACAGGGGATGTGGCCCTTGATGTCCATACGATGATTCCCCAGAGCAAGGAAATTATTGTGACCACTCCCCATGCTACAGCAGCTTTTGTCGCAGCCAGGGCTGGGGCCATGGCTTTAAAGACCAACCATGAGATCTTGGGTGTAGTGGAAAATATGGCCTACTATCAATTACCCGACGGCTCCAAAGATTATATTTTTGGACGTGGCGGCGGCGAAAAATTAGCCAATGAGTTAAAAACAGAGCTTTTGGCCCAGGTGCCGCTGGGACAGCCGGATAGAGAGGCCAGCGTCGACAACCCGTCTCCTTCCATTTACCCGGCAGAATCACTCATCGGACGTATTTATACTCAGATGGCCGAAAACATTGTGCAGCGTTTAGAAGTAAAAACAGGTTAA
- the gerD gene encoding spore germination lipoprotein GerD — MSSRFQAIVQSPWRWLFGLSMCAIISLAACAPMEEQARPDYNETKQLVLDILQTEEGKKTIQEIMKEEEFKQQLLINEPVVKKTIQDTMLQADNKEKWQQLMLDPKFAKEYAKQLESQHKQLLKDLMKDPEYQSAMMDILKDPEMEKQFIEVAKSKEFRQETMNIMKEAMQSPYFRLELLQLLSQVAKEMEGKQQEQQGGQGQDQQSDQGGGQ, encoded by the coding sequence ATGTCGAGCCGTTTCCAAGCCATTGTACAAAGTCCGTGGCGCTGGCTGTTTGGCCTGTCCATGTGTGCCATAATATCTTTAGCGGCATGTGCCCCAATGGAAGAGCAAGCCAGACCTGATTACAATGAAACCAAGCAGTTGGTGCTGGATATTTTGCAAACTGAAGAAGGAAAAAAAACGATTCAAGAGATTATGAAAGAGGAGGAGTTTAAACAACAGTTGCTCATCAATGAACCGGTCGTAAAAAAGACAATTCAAGACACCATGCTCCAAGCAGATAACAAAGAAAAATGGCAGCAACTTATGCTGGATCCAAAGTTCGCCAAAGAATATGCGAAACAGCTGGAATCCCAGCACAAACAACTGCTCAAAGATTTAATGAAAGATCCGGAGTATCAGTCGGCTATGATGGATATACTCAAAGATCCGGAAATGGAAAAGCAGTTTATTGAGGTGGCTAAGTCAAAAGAGTTCCGCCAAGAGACAATGAATATCATGAAAGAAGCCATGCAAAGTCCTTACTTTCGTTTGGAATTACTCCAATTGTTAAGTCAAGTGGCCAAAGAGATGGAAGGAAAGCAACAAGAACAGCAAGGCGGCCAGGGGCAGGATCAGCAGAGTGACCAAGGCGGTGGACAATAG
- a CDS encoding KinB-signaling pathway activation protein, protein MTTLLVGGLTVLAASALINWEGFQAITSSVEEFLAGAIFLLAVGMTFSAISQMGFFAYLLVNRLALGLFKSKKVWHYVQIVLILFTFFDLVYFRYIAFATPRETWLNYMILPTVLFIASLVFAYIKMRQTTEAAFIPALFLLFVVTTIEAVPALVTNDSVWVILMLSAIFVCNVWQLLWLHRLTTDDKKKSA, encoded by the coding sequence GTGACAACCTTGCTGGTCGGGGGATTGACGGTTCTTGCCGCCAGCGCACTGATTAACTGGGAGGGCTTTCAGGCCATTACTTCCTCAGTTGAAGAGTTCTTAGCCGGGGCAATCTTTTTACTTGCTGTGGGTATGACCTTCAGTGCCATTAGCCAAATGGGTTTCTTCGCCTACTTACTGGTCAACCGCCTGGCTCTCGGTTTGTTCAAATCGAAGAAAGTGTGGCATTATGTGCAAATCGTGTTGATTTTATTCACGTTTTTTGACCTGGTTTATTTCCGCTACATTGCCTTTGCCACACCTAGGGAAACATGGCTAAACTATATGATTCTGCCCACTGTCTTGTTCATTGCCTCTCTTGTTTTTGCCTATATTAAAATGCGCCAAACCACCGAAGCTGCTTTTATTCCAGCTTTGTTTCTGCTGTTTGTCGTCACCACGATTGAAGCAGTACCAGCTTTGGTGACGAATGACTCCGTCTGGGTGATTTTAATGCTATCGGCCATTTTCGTGTGTAATGTGTGGCAGCTCTTATGGCTGCACCGCTTGACAACGGATGACAAGAAAAAAAGCGCTTAG
- the pdaB gene encoding polysaccharide deacetylase family sporulation protein PdaB — MHTFWVINGQKVKKYLIIVIAALFTAGVIYVERDAMSVFSSQMHPAQSSGSDDPQAIYRVTTNEKKLALTFDISWGQERPGLILDVLAEHGVDKATFFLSAPWAEHHPEIVQRMKEMGYEIGSHGHKHINYTRLKDEEIREQILKAHRMIRSVTGLTPTLLRPPNGDFDKRVLRIAEELGYTVILWHTDSNDWMNPGVERIVNNVVSNVQPGDIVLLHASDSAKQTHEALPHIIRQLKAEGYRFVTVTELITGTESQIKELD, encoded by the coding sequence TTGCATACATTTTGGGTCATCAATGGACAAAAAGTAAAAAAATACCTGATTATCGTCATCGCCGCCTTGTTTACAGCCGGTGTCATCTACGTAGAAAGGGATGCCATGAGTGTCTTTTCCTCCCAAATGCACCCGGCCCAATCAAGCGGCAGCGATGACCCTCAAGCCATTTACCGTGTCACCACTAACGAAAAAAAATTAGCACTCACCTTTGACATCTCCTGGGGTCAGGAACGTCCGGGACTTATTCTTGATGTGCTGGCTGAACATGGTGTGGATAAAGCCACCTTTTTCCTTTCGGCGCCATGGGCCGAACATCACCCTGAGATTGTCCAAAGAATGAAAGAGATGGGCTATGAAATCGGCTCACATGGTCACAAACATATAAATTACACCCGTTTAAAAGATGAAGAAATACGGGAACAAATCTTAAAAGCCCACCGAATGATCAGGTCGGTGACCGGTCTCACCCCAACGCTGCTCCGTCCACCTAACGGGGACTTTGACAAACGTGTCTTACGCATTGCCGAGGAACTGGGCTATACTGTTATTCTGTGGCACACAGATTCCAATGACTGGATGAATCCCGGGGTGGAGCGCATTGTCAACAACGTGGTCTCCAATGTTCAACCAGGGGATATCGTCTTACTCCATGCCAGCGATTCGGCCAAGCAAACTCACGAAGCTTTGCCCCACATTATCCGCCAGTTAAAAGCAGAGGGATATCGATTTGTCACCGTGACAGAACTGATCACCGGCACGGAAAGTCAAATCAAAGAATTGGACTGA
- a CDS encoding stage II sporulation protein M, translating to MAELKALIRESKPYLWAAVLIFGVGSVLGYVFNELFEQAITPFIDELESIARELADNPNPVYMMWVIFQNNVLAAITMMVVGVFLFFVPIFSLFMNGLAVGYVLSFSAVEEALSPVRMLVFGILPHGVLELPAIFVAGGMGMFLGFRLLGWLFGSGKFLSHLFGNMRSDVGTFWREETVPVLKKRLRGLVRLTLVLVLVLFIAAVIESFITPVLILLFVH from the coding sequence ATGGCTGAATTGAAGGCTTTAATAAGAGAGAGTAAGCCTTACCTGTGGGCTGCAGTGCTGATTTTTGGCGTTGGTTCTGTTTTGGGATATGTGTTCAATGAGTTGTTTGAACAAGCGATTACTCCTTTTATCGACGAGTTGGAGAGTATTGCCCGGGAATTGGCCGATAATCCGAATCCAGTGTATATGATGTGGGTGATCTTTCAGAATAATGTACTTGCCGCCATCACCATGATGGTTGTGGGTGTGTTTTTGTTTTTTGTGCCCATCTTCTCCTTGTTCATGAATGGTTTAGCTGTCGGCTATGTTTTGTCCTTTTCAGCAGTGGAAGAAGCATTGTCTCCTGTGCGCATGTTGGTGTTTGGCATTTTACCCCACGGTGTTTTAGAACTGCCGGCCATTTTTGTCGCTGGGGGGATGGGGATGTTTTTAGGTTTTCGTTTGTTGGGCTGGTTATTTGGTTCCGGCAAGTTTTTATCCCACCTGTTCGGTAACATGCGCAGTGATGTGGGCACGTTTTGGCGGGAAGAGACGGTCCCAGTCCTTAAGAAAAGGCTAAGAGGGCTGGTCCGCTTGACGTTGGTGCTGGTCCTGGTTTTGTTTATCGCTGCAGTCATTGAGAGTTTTATTACGCCGGTTCTTATTCTTTTGTTTGTACACTAA
- a CDS encoding tyrosine-type recombinase/integrase, producing MARGYVQHVNGNKWRLFYDVGMKLDPKTGKMKRQRKTKTVQAKGKREAEKLLADFITELNSDNYFEPEKMMFVDFVQNEWLPKHAKKHLSKTALDTHIRLLELRILPAFQHFRLDQIKPIHIIDFLHNLGEEGMNKKGGSLSPSTIFYHYRILNNIFNFALECQLLKESPLKGVKKPKIKEKEIEVYSEEEAYKLLECLESEESLSWKVFIKLAITTGLRRSELLGLEWKHVDLDEGTISVKQGLTYTPTSGYVIGELKTKGSKRTVSIPESLMNDLKRLKLQKQEERLAAEELWNEEYFFVFSSWNGKPLNPTSVKNWWQRFIKRHGLKYINFHALRHTSATLLINQGVHAKVISERLGHSDIKTTMNTYGHVLRKADREAANKFDALLKKKG from the coding sequence ATGGCAAGAGGCTATGTGCAACATGTAAATGGCAACAAATGGCGTTTGTTCTATGATGTTGGGATGAAACTGGACCCAAAAACCGGTAAGATGAAGCGGCAGAGAAAAACGAAGACGGTACAGGCAAAAGGCAAGCGTGAAGCAGAGAAACTACTTGCCGATTTTATTACAGAACTAAATTCAGACAACTATTTTGAGCCTGAAAAAATGATGTTTGTTGATTTCGTTCAAAACGAATGGCTCCCCAAACATGCTAAAAAGCATCTATCCAAAACCGCGCTAGACACACACATTAGATTGTTAGAGCTTCGAATATTACCAGCCTTTCAACACTTTCGTTTAGATCAAATCAAACCGATCCACATCATTGATTTTCTCCATAACTTAGGCGAGGAAGGTATGAATAAAAAAGGCGGTTCGCTTTCACCATCTACCATCTTTTATCATTATCGGATCCTTAACAACATCTTTAACTTTGCCTTGGAATGCCAGCTGCTCAAAGAATCGCCACTCAAAGGGGTAAAGAAACCAAAAATAAAAGAAAAAGAGATTGAAGTGTACTCCGAAGAAGAAGCCTACAAACTGCTGGAATGTCTTGAAAGCGAGGAATCGCTATCCTGGAAAGTGTTTATTAAATTGGCCATCACCACGGGGCTCAGGCGGTCTGAATTGCTTGGCCTTGAGTGGAAGCACGTAGATTTGGATGAGGGAACGATCTCGGTTAAACAGGGATTAACCTACACACCAACATCAGGTTATGTCATAGGAGAACTAAAGACCAAAGGGAGTAAACGAACGGTAAGTATTCCTGAATCTTTAATGAATGACTTAAAACGCCTAAAGCTTCAGAAGCAAGAGGAACGGCTCGCGGCTGAGGAGCTGTGGAATGAAGAATATTTTTTCGTCTTCTCCTCCTGGAACGGCAAGCCGCTCAATCCTACATCAGTTAAAAACTGGTGGCAGAGATTCATTAAACGGCACGGACTCAAGTACATTAATTTTCACGCTTTACGGCACACATCAGCAACCCTTTTGATTAACCAGGGCGTACATGCCAAAGTCATCTCAGAACGGTTAGGACACTCCGACATCAAAACCACCATGAACACATATGGACATGTACTCCGAAAAGCGGATCGTGAAGCAGCCAATAAATTTGATGCATTACTGAAAAAGAAGGGTTAA